Proteins encoded by one window of Campylobacter concisus:
- a CDS encoding YggS family pyridoxal phosphate-dependent enzyme, with product MIVLKDLLEKIENLSKDVTLIAVSKNVTCTEVRELYAQGQRNFGENRVQELAKKELELQNFTDIKWHMIGRLQNNKINQMISLKPVLWQSCDSFERALEVDKRLSYKLDTLLQINSADEDTKQGVSVANAAEIYERIQSECKNINLKGVMSIGAHVDEPKEVQKSFELTYKIYESLKPKGATICSMGMSSDYELAIKCGSNMIRLGTMLYL from the coding sequence ATGATAGTTTTAAAAGATCTACTTGAAAAGATAGAAAATTTAAGCAAAGATGTGACGCTCATCGCCGTTAGCAAAAATGTGACATGCACTGAAGTGAGGGAGCTTTACGCACAAGGGCAAAGAAATTTTGGCGAAAATAGAGTCCAGGAGCTAGCCAAAAAAGAGCTAGAGCTGCAAAATTTCACTGACATCAAATGGCATATGATCGGCCGCCTGCAAAACAATAAAATCAATCAAATGATAAGCCTAAAGCCAGTGCTTTGGCAAAGCTGTGATAGCTTCGAAAGAGCCCTAGAGGTCGATAAAAGGCTCAGCTATAAGCTAGATACTTTGCTTCAAATAAACTCGGCCGATGAAGATACAAAGCAAGGTGTGAGCGTCGCAAATGCGGCTGAAATTTATGAGCGCATCCAAAGCGAGTGCAAAAATATAAATTTAAAAGGTGTGATGAGTATTGGAGCGCATGTGGATGAGCCAAAAGAGGTGCAAAAGAGCTTTGAGCTAACATATAAAATTTACGAGAGCCTAAAGCCAAAAGGCGCAACTATCTGCTCAATGGGCATGAGTAGTGATTACGAGCTAGCGATAAAATGCGGCTCAAATATGATTCGCCTTGGCACTATGCTTTATTTGTAA
- a CDS encoding ComF family protein, with the protein MFCAFCKSFTLNTFCKICSQILSEPSPIVRELEGFKIYSFYGYSEIKELIHSKHQMHGYFIYKNLAKFAFNQFFKSFSFPEQIYALPIDDRVHFGYSHTAILANALRAKNLKPIFHALHATSKISYSGKDLQFRQNNPRNFKILKKITAPVILVDDIVTTGTTILEAKNTLEKAGVKVLFALVLADAKY; encoded by the coding sequence ATGTTTTGTGCGTTTTGCAAGAGCTTTACGCTAAATACATTTTGTAAAATTTGCTCACAAATTTTAAGCGAGCCAAGCCCGATAGTAAGAGAACTAGAGGGCTTTAAAATTTATAGCTTTTACGGCTACTCTGAAATAAAAGAACTCATCCACTCCAAGCACCAAATGCACGGATATTTTATATATAAAAACTTAGCCAAATTTGCATTTAATCAATTTTTTAAAAGCTTTAGCTTTCCGGAGCAAATTTACGCCTTGCCAATAGACGATAGAGTTCATTTTGGCTACTCACATACGGCTATTTTAGCAAATGCGCTAAGGGCTAAAAATCTAAAGCCCATATTTCACGCACTGCATGCAACCAGTAAGATTAGCTATAGTGGTAAGGATTTGCAATTTAGACAAAATAACCCAAGAAATTTTAAAATCCTAAAAAAGATCACTGCTCCAGTTATTTTAGTAGATGACATTGTAACCACTGGCACAACGATACTTGAGGCTAAAAATACTCTAGAAAAAGCTGGCGTAAAAGTACTTTTTGCTCTAGTTTTGGCTGACGCTAAATATTAA
- a CDS encoding YajG family lipoprotein: MNKFNFLAIFGLFVLFLTGCAPSQSVVAFDPYKAASSQQNSGFEAYISAVHDNRKNKSTIATITDSKGTVKEYVVLQNDLVTYFSDSLKKELMARGANVNGMGGVVVEIFINEFEANMSGYGTDNTKGNIKITLKIQKGDQSIVKNISNNQTKFELIRTGGAFKSFLTEIINDAIKRTAIAILNS, translated from the coding sequence ATGAATAAATTTAATTTTTTAGCTATTTTTGGACTTTTTGTTTTATTTTTAACTGGTTGTGCGCCAAGCCAAAGTGTTGTCGCATTTGATCCATATAAGGCTGCTTCAAGCCAACAAAATAGCGGCTTTGAGGCCTATATAAGCGCAGTGCATGATAACCGCAAAAATAAAAGTACCATTGCTACGATCACTGATAGCAAAGGCACAGTAAAAGAATATGTCGTGCTTCAAAACGATCTTGTTACTTATTTTAGTGATTCGCTCAAAAAAGAGCTTATGGCGCGCGGTGCAAATGTAAATGGCATGGGTGGCGTCGTGGTTGAAATTTTTATCAACGAGTTTGAAGCAAATATGAGCGGATACGGCACTGATAATACAAAAGGTAATATTAAGATCACACTTAAGATCCAAAAAGGCGATCAAAGCATCGTTAAAAATATCTCAAATAATCAAACCAAATTTGAGTTGATTCGCACAGGTGGAGCATTTAAATCATTTTTAACTGAGATCATAAATGATGCCATCAAACGCACAGCAATTGCTATTTTAAATAGCTAA
- a CDS encoding 2-hydroxymuconate tautomerase family protein produces MPFVKICVTKEGDSPSVEQKEKMISGVTKLISEILGRSAQNTVVIIDEIDTNNYGIAGESVKNLRKKQKEQKEVKC; encoded by the coding sequence ATGCCATTTGTGAAAATTTGTGTGACAAAAGAGGGTGATAGCCCAAGTGTGGAGCAAAAAGAGAAGATGATAAGCGGAGTTACAAAGCTAATAAGCGAAATTTTAGGTAGAAGCGCTCAAAATACCGTTGTCATTATCGATGAGATCGATACGAATAACTACGGCATCGCAGGTGAGAGTGTAAAAAATCTCCGCAAAAAACAAAAAGAGCAAAAGGAAGTAAAATGCTAA
- the lepA gene encoding translation elongation factor 4 produces the protein MKNIRNFSIIAHIDHGKSTLADRLIQECGAVSDREMSSQIMDTMDIEKERGITIKAQSVRLNYALNGENFVLNLIDTPGHVDFSYEVSRSLASCEGALLVVDASQGVEAQTIANVYIALENNLEIIPVINKIDLPAADPARVKDEIEHIIGLDCSGAIEVSAKTGVGIKELLEAIITRIPAPNGDANKPTKALIYDSWFDNYLGALALVRVYDGEISKNDEILVMGTGKKHIVLDLMYPNPIAPIKTKTLSAGEVGIVVLGLKNVSDVQVGDTITQSRNPLKEPVGGFERAKPFVFAGLYPIETDKFEDLRDALDKLKLNDSSISYEPETSVALGFGFRVGFLGLLHMEVVKERLEREFDLDLIATAPTVTYEVIQTDGLNLKIQNPSQLPPVNKIDSILEPYVKATIITPSEFLGNIITLLNNRRGIQTKMDYITTDRVLLEYDIPMNEIVMDFYDKLKSSTKGYASFDYEPSDYRMGDLVKLDVKVAGETVDALSIIVPESKAQTKGRDFVKAMKEIVPRQLFEVAIQASIGNKIIARETVKSMGKNVTAKCYGGDITRKRKLLEKQKEGKKRMKAIGKVNLPQEAFLSVLKID, from the coding sequence ATGAAAAACATCAGAAATTTTAGCATCATCGCTCATATAGACCACGGCAAAAGCACGCTTGCAGATCGTCTCATTCAGGAGTGTGGCGCTGTAAGTGACCGTGAGATGAGCAGCCAGATCATGGATACGATGGATATCGAAAAAGAGCGTGGCATCACGATAAAAGCCCAGTCCGTTCGCTTAAACTACGCGCTAAATGGAGAAAATTTTGTTCTAAATTTGATAGACACCCCAGGCCACGTCGATTTTAGCTACGAAGTGAGCCGCTCTTTGGCTAGCTGTGAGGGCGCACTGCTAGTCGTGGATGCTAGCCAGGGCGTGGAGGCGCAGACTATCGCAAACGTCTATATCGCACTTGAAAATAACCTAGAGATCATCCCAGTCATCAACAAGATCGACCTGCCAGCGGCTGACCCTGCTAGGGTAAAAGACGAGATCGAGCACATCATCGGACTTGACTGCTCGGGAGCGATCGAAGTGAGCGCAAAAACAGGCGTTGGCATAAAAGAGTTACTTGAGGCGATCATCACGAGGATCCCTGCGCCAAATGGTGATGCAAATAAGCCCACAAAGGCGCTAATTTATGATAGTTGGTTTGACAACTATCTTGGCGCGCTTGCACTTGTGCGTGTTTATGATGGTGAAATTTCAAAAAATGATGAAATTTTGGTTATGGGCACAGGTAAAAAACACATCGTGCTTGACCTCATGTATCCAAATCCTATCGCGCCGATCAAGACCAAAACACTTAGCGCTGGCGAAGTTGGTATCGTAGTTTTAGGACTTAAAAATGTTAGTGACGTCCAGGTTGGTGATACGATAACGCAGTCAAGAAATCCTCTAAAAGAGCCAGTTGGCGGCTTTGAGAGAGCCAAGCCGTTCGTATTTGCGGGACTTTATCCGATAGAAACTGATAAATTTGAAGATCTACGTGACGCACTGGATAAGCTAAAGCTAAATGACAGCTCGATAAGTTACGAGCCAGAGACCTCGGTCGCACTTGGATTTGGCTTTAGGGTTGGCTTTTTAGGTCTTCTTCATATGGAGGTAGTTAAAGAGAGGCTGGAGCGCGAATTTGATCTTGATCTCATTGCTACAGCGCCGACCGTGACATACGAAGTCATCCAAACTGATGGGCTAAATTTAAAGATACAAAACCCAAGCCAGCTGCCACCAGTAAATAAAATAGACTCGATCCTTGAGCCATATGTGAAAGCGACTATCATCACGCCAAGCGAGTTTTTGGGCAACATCATCACGCTTTTAAACAATCGCCGTGGCATACAAACAAAGATGGACTACATCACGACTGACCGCGTTTTGCTCGAGTATGACATACCGATGAATGAGATCGTTATGGACTTTTATGACAAGCTAAAGTCAAGCACCAAAGGCTATGCAAGCTTTGACTACGAGCCTAGCGACTACCGCATGGGTGATCTAGTGAAGCTTGATGTTAAAGTGGCTGGTGAAACGGTCGATGCACTCTCTATCATCGTGCCTGAGAGCAAGGCACAGACAAAGGGCAGGGACTTCGTAAAGGCGATGAAAGAGATCGTGCCGCGTCAGCTCTTTGAAGTGGCGATACAAGCTAGCATCGGCAATAAAATAATCGCTCGAGAAACTGTAAAATCAATGGGTAAAAACGTCACAGCCAAGTGCTATGGTGGCGATATTACGCGTAAGAGAAAGTTGCTTGAAAAGCAAAAAGAGGGTAAGAAACGCATGAAGGCGATAGGAAAGGTGAATTTGCCACAGGAGGCGTTTTTATCCGTCCTAAAAATAGACTAG